Within Butyrivibrio fibrisolvens, the genomic segment CCTGCTTAGTAGGTGCAATATCCGGGGGCATTTGTACACTGCCTTTTTCTCTTTAACTAAAAATATAAGCAGTGACATTATAAACTGCCACTGCCTACTATACAGATGATCTATCAAATTCAGATCATAAGCTCCAAAAAAATTATTCTGCATATGTTTTCTTTCTTGAAGCCGGTACAAATGTAACATTCTTAAGGATTACGCTGATCCTCTTATATACAAATACTGTAATAATAGAATCAATACCGCCCTTGATAAGATTGAGAGGAACTACACAGTACAATACAAGTGTCCAGATACTTGTAACGTTATTATTAGCTTCAGCACCCATTCCTACAAATGCATCTATAGGCATTCCGTACAGTGCGCTATACGCAGGGAGCAGGTAGAATGCGTTCATAAGGCTTCCTACAATAGTGATAACAAGTGTTCCGATAATACAGGATATAAGCGCCATAGTGCGGGTCTTTTTGAAAGTATAGATAATAGATGCCGGAAGTATGAAGCAGCATCCTATAACAAAATTGGCAAGTTCTCCTACAAATGCTGTAGAAGTTCCTCTAATAACAAGCTCTAAGAGAATCTTCACAAACTCGATCATAACGCCTGCCATCGGCCCAAATGAAAATGCACCGATAAGAGCAGGAAGATCAGAAAGATCCAGCTTATAGAAAGATGGTGCAAAAGGAAGCGCAATCTCGAACATCATAAGAACAACAGATATAGCTGCAAATGTTCCTATAACTACTACCTTTCTGGTGCTGAGCATGGGCTCTTTAATTCCGTTGATCTTCTGTGCCAGCTTCTCACATACGATAGCGATTGCAAAGGCCGCTGCGATGATGATCGCAAAACCTATCAAATACTCTACATTTTCTGCAATACTAGCAAATAATCCATTGGTCATTTCTTTATCCCTCCTATGTCTGTACACATGTGTTATTTTCGGGAATTATTGGTTTTACGCCTGCGTTGTGAATTTAGGAATCCGGATGAATGCGTATCCTTAGAAGCGTGATTTTTGTGGGCATTTTCATCTTTTGCCAGCATAAATTCACAGTTTGGGACATATCGGACTTTTGTGTTACATACAAAAAAAGCTCCGGCATATATCCGGGGCTAACAATTCATCCATAATCCTACAGATCATAAGATCTGCATATCCTTCTTCCATCCAGACTTTACTGTCGGTACCGGAATCACACCGGTTCATGCTATCAAAGCTCGCGGACTATACCGCCGGTAGGGAATCTCACCCAACCCCGAAGTTTTATTTTGTTTTCAAATGCTATGTTAATACGCAATGTAATATGAGTCAATAGGTCAAATAAATTTTTTGCAACTTATTTTTGTTCAAACTTAGCACTTGCCAAACATACGCCACCATTTGGGGTAAGGCGAATTTTCAGTTTTTACTTATACAACTGCTCCACAGGTATTTTCATCTTGAAATAGGTCTTAGGGCGATATATTATGATGAATGACATAGGTCTATTTCAAAATCTAAAAATAATATTGATAAGTAAATATATCAATCTAAGAATATGGAGGCCACTTATGAAAATCGTATTTCTTGACCGCAAAACAATAGGTGAAGATATTGATCTAACCCCTTTTAACAGATTTGGAGAAGTTGTGATACATGACTTCTCAAAGCCGGAGGAAGTTCCTGCAAGGGTCGAGGATGCAGATATTATCATCCTTAACAAAGTCCCGATCAATGAAAAGACAATCGGAACTGCCAAGAATCTAAAGCTTGTATGTGTCACAGCAACAGGTGTCAATAATCTCGATCTTGACTATCTTGCATCAAAAGGCATTGAATGGCGCAATGTTGCAGGATATTCTACTCAGACAGTTACACAGCACACCTTTGCTCTTTTGTTCTATCTTTTTGAAAACCTTGCATACTATGACAACTATGTTAAGACAGACGGATATACCAAAGATTTTATGTTCACACATTTTGAAAAAAGATTTGGAGAGCTCTGCGGTAAGACATATGGTATAATCGGTCTTGGTGCTATCGGAAGACAGGTTGCAAGCGTTGCCAAGGCTTTTGGATGCAATGTAATCTACTATTCAACCTCTGGTAAAAATCATGACTCAGAATATAAGGAAGTTTCTTTTGACGAATTATTAGAAACATCCGATATTATATCTATTCATGCACCGCTTAATGACGCAACCGCCAACCTGATTAATAAGGACGCCCTTTCCAAGATGAAGAAATCTGCAATTCTCTTAAACCTTGGACGTGGTCCTATTGTTAACGAGAAGGATCTTGCTGATGCTCTTGAAAACGGAACTATCCGTGCTGCGGGTCTTGACGTACTCTCTGTTGAACCAATCGAAGAGTCCAATCCTCTTCTTAAGATCAAGGACAGCACTAAGCTTCTTATAACACCTCATATTGCATGGGCTAGTGTAGAAGCAAGAACAAGACTCATGAAGATCATTGAGGATCACATCGACAAGTTCCTTGCCGGTAAATAAGTTATTTTTAGGATTTATATAGATGAACATATATTATGCGCCCATGGAGGGCATCACAACATATCTGTACAGACAGCTTCACAATAAGTATTTTGGAGGGGTGGATACATATTTCACCCCTTTTATTAGTGTATTTCCCGATCACTATATCAAAAAGCGTGATGAGAGGGAGATAGATCCTGCCAACAACGAAGGGATGAGGGTCGTACCTCAGGTTCTGGCCAACAGTTCCAAAGAGCTCATATGGATCTTCAAAAAGCTCACCTCCATGGGCTATGATGAAATCAATCTCAATCTTGGATGTCCATCCGGCACAGTTACAGCTAAGGGTAGAGGTTCAGGATTTTTAAAAGAGCCTGATAAGCTAGGTACCTTCTTTGACGAAGTATTCGATTCTCTAGGCGATGATGCACGAAAACTATCAGTTAAGACCAGGATCGGGTATCTTGACGCATCTGAGATGGAGCATCTGTCCAAGATATATGCCAGATACCCTATCAAGGAGCTGACTATACACCCACGTATCAGGAAACAGTTCTATAAAGGTGTTCCTGATATGGAAGTATTTGAAAAGGCTCTTATGATGAGCTCTTGCCCTGTATGCTACAACGGCAATGTATTTACTCTGGATGACTACAATAATATCAATGATAGATATGGATATAAGGAAGGCTCAGATCTTCATGATGTAAGTGGTGGGCTAAAGGAAGGTTCTGGTCTTCATGATATAGGTGATATGACCAAAGATACCTTAGATATTCATGATATAAATGGTGATCTATCAAAAGATATCACTCTGCATTATCATATGAATACAGCCGGTTCTGCAGATAATAAAATATCTTCCGTTATGCTCGGAAGAGGCATCGTAGCTGATCCTTCTCTTGCTCGCCAGATCAAAGGCGGAAGTCACATGGACAAGGCTGAGTTCAAAGAGTTCAGACGCGCTATGGAAGCTATGTACAAAGAGAATCTTAAAGACGGCAATAATGTCTTCAACAAGATGAAAGAGATGTGGTTCTACATGTCACAGTCTTTCGAAGGTTCAGAAGGCTACATAAAGAATATACTAAAATCAAAATCATATGCAGAGTACCTGGCAGCAGCCAACACGCTGGAAGGTAACTGTGATATTAAAAGCGGACCAAATGCATCCCCGGTATCCTTCTAAGGACCGGGGATTTTTCATTTGGGATTTTTTAAATTGACCTAATAATATGATGTAGGTGTCAAAAGTTCCTATTGACGCCATATGACTACCGGATTGTTCCGTTTCTCAGAAGCTCAGACAATCCTCAAACATGAAAAAAAAAGTACCACCCCATGAGCTATACTCATGAAACAGTACTCGGCGTGCGCTGCCAGGGTCTCGAACCCTGGACAACCTGATTAAGAGTCAGGTGCTCTACCAACTGAGCTAGCAGCGCATCTTTATTATCTTTTGTTGCTGTCGTTCCTTGCAACAAAAGATACTTTACTACAACCTTAAGATAAATGCAAGTACTTTTTTGAAAAATCTTTTATTCGATTCATAACAAACGTTTTTGTGATATATATTGTTCATGATCATTCATTCTTCTACATGCATTCCATTGCCGCCTTTTCCATTAAGGGTAGAGCTTTTGCAAAATCAGCTTCACTAGCTGCGCCAAAGCTTACAAGGAAATGGTGATCATATTGGCTGTTATGGCTATAACAATAGTCGTTTATGCAAGACAGCTTTATTCCCTTATATGACAATGCTTTTATAAACTTCTCATCATCAAGGCTATCAGGAGCCTTTAGGACTATTCTAAGACCTGCAACATCCTTTATCGGTACAAATATACCTGTTTCACTGTTTTCTTTTTGTTTTTGGATATAGGATCTGTCAGCATGAGTATTGTCATGAGTCTCTTTAGTATCATCATATTTTTCTTTAGTATCATTCCTATTGATAGAACCCTTTTCTTTGGATTCAAATAATCTCATGATGCTTTCACGCCTTTTGCCATAATAATTCCTCATTCTGGAAAGGTGACGTTCATAGTATCCTCCATTTATAAATTCTGCCAGAACCAGCTGTTCAAAAGAAGAAACCGTCCCTGAGTAAAACGATAATTTCTGCCTGTAACGATCCATTAGTTTATCCGGAAGGACCATGAAGGCTATCCTTATAGACGGAGCCAGGGTTCTTGTAAATGTATTCATGTAAATGACCCTTTCAGGATATGCAGCAGCAATAGGAGAAATAGGCCTTCCTGAAAATCTAAACTCTGAATCGTAGTCATCCTCTGCTATATAGGCATCTTCCCTTTCAGCCCAGTCTACAAGCTGAGCCCTCCTGCCGGCAGACATGACAACACCTGTAGGGAAATGGTGAGATGGCGAGATATTAACAAGTCTTACGCTTGTTCCTTCCAGCACAGATACATCCAGGCCGTCCCTATCAACAGGTATATGAAGACACTTGTGCCCGGCTCTCTCACACAGAAGGCCCATCTTCTTGTATCCGGGATCTTCTACAGCTGTAAGTGCACCTCCGCCTGACAATATCAAAAGTATATTTTCTAAATATTCCGTACCCGGTCCTACTATGATATTATCAGGATCTGCATCTATACCCCTGCTTCTCATAAGATAACCGGCGATTGCATATCTAAGAACGGGAAGTCCGCAAGGATCTGGTGGTGCAAGGCATTCCGGATTTCTGTCAGACAAGACTTTGCGCATGAGTTTGGACCATATATCAAACGGGAAGGCATCATCAAAAAGACGCTGCGATACAAAATCTGCTATATCAGGAACTTGGGGAATATCTCTTTCAATAACACCAGATATATTATTGTTACTATTAGTAATATTGGCTTTACTATTAGTATTATTGGCTCTACTATTAGTATTATTGGCTCTACTATTGGTATTATTGGCTTTGCTATTGGTATTATTGGCTTTTCTACTAGTATTATCAGTTTTGATATTGCCAATACTATTATTAGCATATCTATGATTAAGATATATATTACCATTTGACGATCTGCTGCTATCATCACTATAGTCACTCATTACAAATCGTCCTGCGTCAAAGCTTACATAATATCCGCTTCTCTCCCTGCTTTCGATATAGCCTTCCACAAGGAGCTGTTCGTATGCATTCTCAACGGTTATAAGTGCAACGCCCTCCTGCCTTGCAAGACGTCTCTTAGAAAGGAGCTTCTCGCCGTTTCTAATCCTGCCGCTTACTATATCATTTCGAATACATTTATACAGATACTCATAAATTGGTACATTGCCTCTTTTTTCTACATCATACATATATTCTTCCCCCTTGTTTCTTATCCACATGAACAGGTTACGATATATCTTACTTGTTTTTCTTACTTGTTTTTCTTACTTGTTTTTCTTACTTGTTTTTCTTACTTGTTTTTCTTACTTGTTTTTCTTACTTGTTTTTCTTACTTGTTTTTTTACTAATTTTTCTTTTAATTTTGTGTATATCTGGTCTTATTCAAAATTCATAAAATGGTTATAATAATAATTCCAGTTTTATAATATACTCTTTAATCAGTGATGGCAATGTCATTTGCCTTTAGACATTACAAGCACACCGGCTCATTCTATTTTTTCCAGAATAGGTCCGGACAATTACTACACTCAGATACAGACAGATTGGAGACCCGCTATGAAGAGAATCGTATCAATTCAAGACATTTCCTGCGTAGGCAAGTGCTCGCTTACTGTAGCACTTCCTATCATCAGCGCCATGGGAGTTGAGACATCGATCGTGCCGACCGCTGTACTCTCCACACACACTATGTTCAAGGGATTTACATTTAGAGATCTTACAGATGATATGCTCCCAATTCTGGAGCATTGGAAGAAAGAAGGCTTTAAATTCGATGCAATCTATACAGGATATCTGGGAAGCCTTCGTCAGATAGATATAGTAAAAGAATATTTTGACTCACTTAAAGGTGAAAACACAGCCATTATAGTCGATCCTGCCATGGCCGATAATGGCAAGCTTTATGTTGGTTTTGATGAGGCATTTGCCAAAGAGATGCTGAATCTATGCACCAAGGCAGATATCACACTTCCTAACATATCCGAAGCTGCTCTTATGCTTGGTGAAGAGTACCCGGGTGAAGAGGCAAATGAAGATGTAGTCAGAGGCCTTCTAACAAAACTTGTTAATGCAGGATGTAAGTTCCCTGTGATAACAGGTGTTACTCTTGATAACGGAAGCTTTGGTTTTATAGGTCTTAACAGTGAAAATGGCGAATTCATAAGCTATGGCACCACCAAGGTTCCTTATAAGTCTCACGGAACAGGTGATGTATACGCCAGCGCATTCACAGGTGCTCTTACTCTTGGCAAGAGTGTATATACTGCCCTTAAGATAGCTACAGACTTCACAGCTGCCAGCATCCGTAATACATACGAAGACCCTTACAGCGTAAACTATGCCGTAAACTTCGAAGCTGAGATACCGTATCTTCTTAAGCTCATAAATGAGAATTAATACTATTAAACTAATAGAAATAAATATACTTGAACTTCCAAATTGGAATATCAAATTTACATAAGATTGTATATCAATAAAGCCTTCGACAATGTCGAAGGCTTTCATACAATAATTGTATTATTTATAAGTTTTCTGGTCCAAAGCTGTTAGGAAGCATCTCTGAAAGAGTCTGAACAGTAACCTTGCCATCAGCCCCTTCAAGTATTATCTCAAAATCAGGTCCGCAGAACTCTCTCATTACCTGTCTGCAGATACCACATGGCTGTGAATCAGTGAGTTTATCTATATTGCCATTCTCATCCTCAGGACCGCCTACTATGGCAATCGCTTTAAAGTTTTTCTCCCCATTGGCAATAGCTGTAAAAAACGCTGTACGTTCTGCGCAGTTAGTAGCGCCGTATGAAGCGTTCTCAACATTACATCCGCCATATATCTTACCCTCTTTTGTAAGAAGCGCAGCGCCTACATGAAAATGTGAATAGGGCACATATGACATCTTGCGCATCTCTTTGGCCTTATCTAAAAGCTTCGTATAATCCATACCTTTTACCATCCTTTATGCTGATATTACCACCTAACCTGAAGGTTGCTATATATTAGTTCATCTTTCAAGTCAGTAATAGGTGCCAAATGACACCCCTGTCATTTTGACACCCACATATATAATATCAGATATTCCAAAAATAGCCAAACTATTTATCAGTACATTATGTTAGTAGTTTTTCACAGTAATTGTGTTATCAATCGTACTCAAAAATTCCTTGCACGGCATCTGAAACATTCATGATATCCTCATACGCTAGAAAATCAACCCTATTACATTCTCTTGCCCCAGGATCTATCGCTTTAATCTGCTCGCAAATTACAGTTCCAGACTCGCCCTTTTTCCCGCACACCGGAATATGTATAGGCCCAGCCTTAATATTAGAAAGCATAGGACATACATGAAATATGCCAGTTGCTTTTATAAAAGCATTTTTACTAACTATAACAAACAACTGTCTTTTGAAACCTGATATTCTTATAATGTCTCCCTGACAAAACCCGCTCATAAAATCTCTCTTCCTACAGGTTCACCCCAATCAAAATCGCAAACCGTTATCTCACCGTTAAACTCCGCAAGTCGTTCTTCAAAAGTTTTATGAACAAACTGCTTTCTAAGTACAATACTGTCATTTTCTATTTCTATATCCAACACATCAGAAACCTTTAACTGCAATTTTTCCAGTATATCCTTAGGTATTCGTATTCCCTGGCTATTACCCCAGCTTCTTATTGCAACCTGTTCCATAGGATCACCTCCTTCGTATGTATATACATTATACCGTATATCCTTTGTGTATGCAATCACCTGCTGTAGTTCTAATCCGTTATAAATGCGGTATTTTAAACGCTTTAACTCTTTATCGTTATTTTGTTATTGTATAAAGGCCTATTCAGGATTCACTCCCGAATAGGCCTTTCTCTATCCCATTTCATTTTAATAGATCAAAGCGCCTCAATACTTGCATGATACTCCTGAAGTGATCTTACAGGCACTCCTTCGCCAAGTTTCTCTGCTCCTATTCCTTCTGCTGATGCTCTTGCTGCAGCCATTGTGGTGATGTAAGGGATATGATGCTTGATGGCATTCTTACGGATGTAGCTGTCGCTTACATCATCTTTTTTGGTAGTAGGAGTATCTACGATAAGGTCAATCTCACCATTGGTGATAGCATCTACGATATCAGGTCTTCCCTCGAATATCTTATTGATCCTCTTTGCAGGTATACCTGCTTCACTTATCATGGTATAGGTCCTGCCTGTTGCAAGGATGTTAAAACCATCATCATGGAACTTCTGTGCAACCTCTACAAGCTCAGGCTTATCCTTGTCATTGACGCTGATAAGTACGGTTCCTTCTGTAGGAAGCTCCGTCTTAGTTCCTTCCTGAGCTTTGAAGAATGCTCTGCCCCAGTCTTCAGACAGGCCCAGTGCTTCACCTGTAGATCTCATCTCAGGTCCAAGTACAGGGTCTACTTCAGGGAACATGTTGAATGGGAATACTGCCTCTTTGACTCCATAATAAGGAATCTTCCTGTCGCGGAGCTTGCCTACAGGTGACTCGCAGCCAGTTATAGGAAGCGTCATGATATTCGTAGCTTCTCTAACCATATTGATATCGCATACTTTGGATACAAGCGGTACTGTACGGGATGCTCTTGGATTAGCTTCAAGAACATATACCACGCCGTCCTCTATGGCATACTGCATGTTCATAAGGCCTACTACATGCATTTCTTTGGCTATACGTCTTGTATAGTCTTTGATCGTAGCAACGGTCTCATCACTTAGATGCTTAGAAGGAAGTACACAAGCAGAGTCGCCGGAGTGAATACCTGCAAGCTCGATATGTTCCATAACAGCCGGTACGAATACATCTTCACCATCACTTATTGCATCTGCTTCACATTCTATTGCATGATTAAGGAACCTGTCGATAAGAATAGGCCTATCCGGTGTAACGCCTACCGCCTGAGCCATGTATATATCCATCTGTTCATCGCTGTGAACGACTTCCATACCACGACCGCCGAGTACGTACGAAGGACGTACCATAACAGGATATCCGATCCTACCTGCTATCTCCTTGGCTTCTTCTACATTTGAAGCCATTCCTGACTCTGCCATAGGGATTCCAAGTCTTTCCATCATATCTCTGAAGAGATCTCTGTCTTCAGCCATATCTATGGTTTCAGGACTTGTTCCAAGGATGTTGACACCATTTTTCTTAAGGTCTGATGCCAGATTAAGAGGTGTCTGTCCGCCGAACTGGGCTATAACTCCAATAGGCTTCTCCTTCTTGTAGATACTAAGTACATCTTCAAGTGTAAGAGGCTCGAAGTAGAGCTTATCTGATGTATCATAATCCGTTGATACAGTCTCAGGATTACAGTTGACAATAACTGTTTCAAATCCAAGCTTCTTAAGAGCAAAAGCTGCATGTACACAGCAATAGTCAAATTCAATACCCTGACCTATCCTGTTAGGTCCGCCTCCAAGGATCATAACTTTAGGCTTATCTGTACTTACAGGACTATTATCTTTTATATTATAACTTGAGAAATAGTATGCACTGTCCTTAGTTCCGCTTACATGTACGCCTTCCCAGCCTTCTGTAATGCCGGCGCTTTCACGCGTACTTCTGATATCATCTTCAGATACGTGACATATCTGTGCCAGATACTTATCAGAAAAGCCATCTTTCTTGGCTTTTTCAAGAACTGTAATCTCCGGAACCTTACCATAAGAAGTCTTAATAATCTCCTCTTCTTCCTCAACAAGTTCTTTCATCTGCTCTATAAAATATCTCTTGATCTTAGTAAGTTCATAGAGTCTGTCTATATCAGCGCCCTTTCTGAGAGCTTCGTACATGATGAACTGGCGCTCACTTGTAGGGATGACAAGCATTTTGTAAAGCTCGTCAAGTGTTTTTGTATTAAAGTCTTTGACAAATCCAAGGCCATAGCGGCTCTTTTCAAGTGAACGGATAGCCTTCTGGAAAGCCTCTTTATATGTCTTACCGATAGACATTACTTCACCAACGGCTCTCATCTGCGTTCCAAGATGGTCTTCTACGCCTTTGAACTTCTCGAATGCCCATCTTGCAAACTTGATAACAATATAATCTCCGTCCGGCTTATATTTATCAAGGGTTCCGTACTTGCCACACTCGATGTCATCAAGGTCAAGTCCGCAGGCAAGCATAGCAGAAACAAGAGCAATAGGGAATCCTGTTGCCTTGGATGCAAGTGCTGATGAACGTGATGTACGGGGATTGATCTCGATAACTATGATACGATCTGTCTTGGGATCATGTGCAAACTGGCAGTTACAGCCGCCGATAACCTGAACCTTATCAACGATCTTGTATGCCTGTTCCTGAAGTCTGTCCTGGACTTCCTGGGATATTGTAAGCATGGGGGCAGAGCAAAAAGAATCGCCAGTGTGAACACCCATCGGATCTATATTCTCTATAAAGCATACTGTTATCATCTGGCCTTTGGAGTCTCTTACTACTTCAAGTTCGAGCTCTTCCCAGCCTATAACAGACTCTTCTACAAGCACCTGATGTACCATAGAAGCCTGAAGACCACGTGCACATACTGTCTTTAACTCTTCTACATTGTAAACAAGGCCGCCGCCTGAGCCGCCCATAGTATACGCCGGACGAAGTACTACTGGATATCCAAGTCTTGAAGCTATCTCAACAGCTTCATCAACAGAATATGCAACCTGGCTTCGTGCCATTTCAATTCCAAGTTCGTCCATTGTATTCTTGAACTCGATCCTGTCTTCACCGCGCTCGATGGCATCGATCTGTACACCTATTACTTTGACGCCATACTTCTCAAGTACGCCTGCCTTTGAAAGTTCAGAAGCAAGATTAAGACCTGACTGGCCGCCGAGATTAGGAAGAAGGGCATCAGGGCGCTCTTTTTCGATAATCTGAGTAAGTCTTTTGACATTAAGAGGCTCGATATAGGTAACATCAGCCGTCTCTGGATCTGTCATGATAGTTGCGGGGTTAGAATTAACAAGGATGATCTCATAGCCCAGCTTTCGAAGAGCTTTACAGGCCTGAGTGCCGGAATAATCGAATTCGCACGCCTGACCTATGATGATCGGGCCGGAACCGATGATTAGAATGCGGTGGATATCTTCACGTTTCATGTCTTTGATCTGCCTCCCAAATTTCATTATGATACGTACAGTGACCGGATATGGACAAGTCAATATACTCTTTTCAACTATACATACGATAGCATACTGAGAGACATTATAGCAAAATAAATTCAAAAAAACAGGACTAAAATTAATCTGATCAAAAGATTAATTTTAGTCCTGTATGTGATTAATAATGATCTATTCATTTAGTCATTATAGAACTTGCCATCAGCACCCTTGGTCTTAATAGCAACTCTTCCAAAGAAACGCTCCTGGCTTCTTTCTACTTTCATGGAATCCTTACGACCGGATCCCTTTTTACCTGACTTGTCTGCGTTTCTAAAGGTCCTTGCGCTCTTATCAAAGGACTTGGAATCACGAGATCCCTTGCCTCTTACATCTCTTGCGCTTCTGCCATCGCGGCTGTAGCTCTTGGAAGGCTTGCCATCACGGCCAAATCTTGCGCCTTTGCCATCACGACTTCTTCCTGATCTGCCATCTTTACCATAACCGGAACGAGCACCATCACGGCTTCCTCTTCCGTATCCGGAACGTGCGCCGTCGCGGCCTCTTGATCTTCCATCACGACCGCCTCTTCTTCTCTCAGGGATCTTAAGATCTTCTACATCCTTGCCCATCTTGAGTCTCATGAAACCTGCAGCAAGCT encodes:
- a CDS encoding ECF transporter S component, which gives rise to MTNGLFASIAENVEYLIGFAIIIAAAFAIAIVCEKLAQKINGIKEPMLSTRKVVVIGTFAAISVVLMMFEIALPFAPSFYKLDLSDLPALIGAFSFGPMAGVMIEFVKILLELVIRGTSTAFVGELANFVIGCCFILPASIIYTFKKTRTMALISCIIGTLVITIVGSLMNAFYLLPAYSALYGMPIDAFVGMGAEANNNVTSIWTLVLYCVVPLNLIKGGIDSIITVFVYKRISVILKNVTFVPASRKKTYAE
- a CDS encoding D-2-hydroxyacid dehydrogenase; protein product: MKIVFLDRKTIGEDIDLTPFNRFGEVVIHDFSKPEEVPARVEDADIIILNKVPINEKTIGTAKNLKLVCVTATGVNNLDLDYLASKGIEWRNVAGYSTQTVTQHTFALLFYLFENLAYYDNYVKTDGYTKDFMFTHFEKRFGELCGKTYGIIGLGAIGRQVASVAKAFGCNVIYYSTSGKNHDSEYKEVSFDELLETSDIISIHAPLNDATANLINKDALSKMKKSAILLNLGRGPIVNEKDLADALENGTIRAAGLDVLSVEPIEESNPLLKIKDSTKLLITPHIAWASVEARTRLMKIIEDHIDKFLAGK
- a CDS encoding tRNA dihydrouridine synthase, translated to MNIYYAPMEGITTYLYRQLHNKYFGGVDTYFTPFISVFPDHYIKKRDEREIDPANNEGMRVVPQVLANSSKELIWIFKKLTSMGYDEINLNLGCPSGTVTAKGRGSGFLKEPDKLGTFFDEVFDSLGDDARKLSVKTRIGYLDASEMEHLSKIYARYPIKELTIHPRIRKQFYKGVPDMEVFEKALMMSSCPVCYNGNVFTLDDYNNINDRYGYKEGSDLHDVSGGLKEGSGLHDIGDMTKDTLDIHDINGDLSKDITLHYHMNTAGSADNKISSVMLGRGIVADPSLARQIKGGSHMDKAEFKEFRRAMEAMYKENLKDGNNVFNKMKEMWFYMSQSFEGSEGYIKNILKSKSYAEYLAAANTLEGNCDIKSGPNASPVSF
- a CDS encoding PLP-dependent aminotransferase family protein, whose product is MYDVEKRGNVPIYEYLYKCIRNDIVSGRIRNGEKLLSKRRLARQEGVALITVENAYEQLLVEGYIESRERSGYYVSFDAGRFVMSDYSDDSSRSSNGNIYLNHRYANNSIGNIKTDNTSRKANNTNSKANNTNSRANNTNSRANNTNSKANITNSNNNISGVIERDIPQVPDIADFVSQRLFDDAFPFDIWSKLMRKVLSDRNPECLAPPDPCGLPVLRYAIAGYLMRSRGIDADPDNIIVGPGTEYLENILLILSGGGALTAVEDPGYKKMGLLCERAGHKCLHIPVDRDGLDVSVLEGTSVRLVNISPSHHFPTGVVMSAGRRAQLVDWAEREDAYIAEDDYDSEFRFSGRPISPIAAAYPERVIYMNTFTRTLAPSIRIAFMVLPDKLMDRYRQKLSFYSGTVSSFEQLVLAEFINGGYYERHLSRMRNYYGKRRESIMRLFESKEKGSINRNDTKEKYDDTKETHDNTHADRSYIQKQKENSETGIFVPIKDVAGLRIVLKAPDSLDDEKFIKALSYKGIKLSCINDYCYSHNSQYDHHFLVSFGAASEADFAKALPLMEKAAMECM
- a CDS encoding pyridoxamine kinase, whose protein sequence is MKRIVSIQDISCVGKCSLTVALPIISAMGVETSIVPTAVLSTHTMFKGFTFRDLTDDMLPILEHWKKEGFKFDAIYTGYLGSLRQIDIVKEYFDSLKGENTAIIVDPAMADNGKLYVGFDEAFAKEMLNLCTKADITLPNISEAALMLGEEYPGEEANEDVVRGLLTKLVNAGCKFPVITGVTLDNGSFGFIGLNSENGEFISYGTTKVPYKSHGTGDVYASAFTGALTLGKSVYTALKIATDFTAASIRNTYEDPYSVNYAVNFEAEIPYLLKLINEN
- a CDS encoding cytidine deaminase, yielding MDYTKLLDKAKEMRKMSYVPYSHFHVGAALLTKEGKIYGGCNVENASYGATNCAERTAFFTAIANGEKNFKAIAIVGGPEDENGNIDKLTDSQPCGICRQVMREFCGPDFEIILEGADGKVTVQTLSEMLPNSFGPENL
- a CDS encoding type II toxin-antitoxin system PemK/MazF family toxin is translated as MSGFCQGDIIRISGFKRQLFVIVSKNAFIKATGIFHVCPMLSNIKAGPIHIPVCGKKGESGTVICEQIKAIDPGARECNRVDFLAYEDIMNVSDAVQGIFEYD
- a CDS encoding AbrB/MazE/SpoVT family DNA-binding domain-containing protein translates to MEQVAIRSWGNSQGIRIPKDILEKLQLKVSDVLDIEIENDSIVLRKQFVHKTFEERLAEFNGEITVCDFDWGEPVGREIL